In Aquimarina sp. TRL1, a single window of DNA contains:
- a CDS encoding DUF3098 domain-containing protein, which produces MKKQSKTPSQSDFVFRKKNYIVMAIGLGVIALGFILMAGGGSDDPAVFNPEIYNFRRIRLAPMIVLLGFGIEAYAILLDPDKKKKK; this is translated from the coding sequence ATGAAAAAACAATCTAAAACACCATCACAATCTGATTTTGTCTTTAGAAAGAAAAACTATATTGTTATGGCGATAGGTCTGGGCGTAATCGCATTAGGTTTTATTCTCATGGCTGGTGGTGGTAGTGATGATCCTGCTGTTTTTAATCCTGAAATTTATAATTTCAGAAGAATTCGGCTTGCTCCTATGATTGTATTACTTGGATTTGGTATTGAAGCCTATGCCATATTACTTGATCCTGACAAAAAAAAGAAAAAGTAG
- the lgt gene encoding prolipoprotein diacylglyceryl transferase, whose translation MGPIHWNIDPEITTLFGVLPLRYYGILFVAGILLAYQVIKKIYISENIPLKDLDKLATYILLGTLIGARLGHCIFYDFSYFYHHPLEIFLPVKITNSGWHYTGFSGLASHGAAIGILVGITLYTIKTKTSFLWAIDRVALIIPVTAFFIRIGNFMNSEIYGKPTQGNYGVIFMKDDLIPRHPTQLYEGFSYLIIFGVLWFLYKKKKIVEQKGYLFGLFLVLMFSARFIIEFFKENQASFEENMIINMGQLLSLPFIFTGIILSLMSKKDL comes from the coding sequence ATGGGACCTATTCACTGGAATATCGACCCTGAGATTACAACACTTTTTGGTGTACTCCCACTACGCTATTATGGTATTTTATTCGTAGCAGGAATTCTTCTGGCATATCAAGTTATAAAGAAAATCTACATTTCAGAAAATATCCCCCTCAAGGACTTAGATAAACTAGCTACTTACATCCTTCTGGGTACCTTAATAGGAGCGCGATTAGGGCATTGTATTTTTTATGACTTCTCGTATTTTTACCATCATCCTTTAGAAATTTTTCTTCCGGTAAAAATAACGAATAGCGGATGGCATTATACCGGTTTCTCTGGATTAGCAAGTCACGGAGCTGCCATCGGTATTTTGGTTGGAATTACCTTGTACACCATAAAAACAAAAACATCTTTCTTATGGGCTATCGACAGAGTAGCTTTGATTATTCCTGTTACTGCTTTTTTTATCAGAATAGGAAATTTTATGAATTCTGAGATTTACGGAAAACCTACTCAAGGAAATTATGGGGTTATTTTTATGAAGGATGATTTAATCCCTCGACACCCAACTCAATTATACGAAGGTTTCTCATACCTAATCATTTTTGGCGTATTATGGTTCCTTTACAAAAAGAAAAAAATTGTAGAGCAGAAAGGATATTTATTTGGCCTGTTCTTAGTTCTTATGTTTTCTGCCAGGTTTATCATTGAGTTTTTCAAGGAAAACCAAGCTTCTTTTGAAGAGAATATGATTATAAATATGGGGCAGTTATTAAGTCTACCTTTTATATTTACCGGAATCATTCTAAGCCTGATGAGCAAAAAAGACCTTTAG
- a CDS encoding undecaprenyl-diphosphate phosphatase produces the protein MEILDAIILGIIQGLTEFLPVSSSGHLELGKAILGAESIPEESLLVTVVLHFATALSTIVIFRKDILDIFKGLFAFKKNEETLFSFKILISMIPAIIIGVFFEEELEQLFGGNIRFVGYMLLVTAVLLWLADKAKDTLKSISTSNALVIGIAQAIAMLPGISRSGATISTSVLLGNDKTKAARFSFLMVIPLIFGKIAKDLLGGKIDFANANILPLTIGFIAAFLSGLVACTWMISLVKKSKLSYFALYCIIVGLIAIGFSFIK, from the coding sequence ATGGAAATTTTAGACGCAATTATCTTAGGAATTATTCAGGGACTTACAGAATTCTTACCTGTTTCTTCTAGTGGTCATTTAGAACTGGGAAAAGCTATTTTGGGAGCAGAAAGCATTCCAGAAGAGTCATTACTGGTCACCGTTGTTTTACATTTTGCTACTGCACTAAGCACCATTGTTATTTTTAGAAAAGACATTCTGGATATCTTTAAGGGCTTATTCGCTTTCAAAAAAAATGAGGAAACTCTTTTTTCATTTAAGATCCTCATTTCTATGATTCCTGCTATTATTATTGGAGTATTTTTTGAAGAAGAACTAGAACAGTTGTTTGGAGGTAACATCCGATTTGTAGGGTACATGCTTCTGGTTACCGCTGTCCTTCTCTGGTTGGCTGACAAGGCAAAAGATACGTTGAAATCTATAAGTACCTCAAATGCCCTGGTAATCGGAATTGCTCAGGCAATAGCAATGTTGCCAGGAATTTCTAGAAGTGGTGCTACGATTTCCACCTCTGTCTTACTAGGAAATGACAAAACCAAGGCTGCTCGTTTCTCCTTTCTAATGGTAATTCCATTAATTTTTGGTAAAATTGCTAAAGATCTTTTGGGTGGGAAAATTGATTTCGCTAATGCTAATATCCTTCCTTTGACTATTGGCTTTATTGCTGCCTTTTTATCTGGGTTAGTAGCCTGCACGTGGATGATCTCTTTGGTTAAAAAAAGCAAGTTATCATATTTTGCCTTATATTGTATCATAGTTGGACTAATTGCCATCGGCTTTAGTTTTATAAAATAA
- the truB gene encoding tRNA pseudouridine(55) synthase TruB: MLTEQDYKDGQVILIDKPLEWSSFQVVNKIRWHIRKKFNLKKIKVGHAGTLDPLATGLLVLCTGKFTKKLQDFQGQIKEYTGTITLGATTPSYDLETEINQTYPTEHITAEIVKKTTEQFLGDIDQYPPVFSALKKDGKRLYEYAREGEAVEIKSRKITISEFEITRIELPEVDFRVVCSKGTYIRSLANDFGKALHSGGYLSALRRTKIGDFSTEKALTIEEFEALLTPEISNP, from the coding sequence ATGCTAACCGAACAAGATTATAAAGATGGTCAGGTAATTCTAATTGACAAACCTCTGGAATGGAGTTCTTTTCAGGTAGTCAATAAAATTAGATGGCATATCCGAAAAAAATTCAACCTAAAAAAAATAAAGGTTGGTCATGCTGGTACTCTTGATCCTCTTGCTACAGGTTTACTTGTCCTTTGCACAGGAAAATTCACTAAAAAACTTCAGGATTTTCAAGGGCAAATAAAAGAATATACCGGTACTATTACACTGGGAGCAACAACTCCTTCCTATGACCTGGAGACTGAAATCAATCAAACATATCCTACAGAACATATTACAGCAGAAATTGTAAAAAAAACTACAGAACAGTTTTTGGGTGATATCGATCAATACCCTCCTGTTTTTTCTGCTTTAAAAAAAGATGGAAAACGATTGTATGAATATGCCAGAGAAGGAGAAGCTGTTGAAATAAAATCCAGAAAAATTACAATTAGCGAATTCGAAATTACCCGAATCGAATTGCCGGAGGTAGATTTTAGAGTTGTATGCAGCAAAGGTACCTATATCAGATCATTAGCTAATGATTTTGGAAAAGCATTACATAGTGGCGGATATCTGAGTGCATTAAGAAGAACCAAAATAGGAGACTTTTCTACCGAAAAGGCACTTACTATAGAAGAATTTGAAGCCTTATTAACCCCTGAAATAAGCAATCCATAA